From Mya arenaria isolate MELC-2E11 chromosome 12, ASM2691426v1, the proteins below share one genomic window:
- the LOC128210539 gene encoding ctenidin-1-like encodes MKVIAILALFGAIVACQAYRKKGYGGDYDDGYKGDYGDGYRGGYKGGYLGGYGGGKKVGYAGGYAGVDKSGYGVGIEGGHGSVYGGKYGGGYDGYNGGKYDKYNRGRGGGYGGGYSGGYGGENGGYGGNGHGGGLKKILGHEGGYGSYGGGFGDNGGGHGGFGGGYGGYHSKKY; translated from the exons ATGAAGGTCATAGCAATTCTGGCTCTGTTCGGTGCCATCGTGGCATGCCAAGCCTATCGTAAAAAGGGATATGGAGGTGACTATGACGATGGCTATAAAGGTGACTATGGCGATGGCTATCGAGGTGGTTATAAAGGTGGCTATCTAGGTGGCTATGGAGGTGGCAAAAAAGTTGGCTATGCAGGTGGTTATGCAGGTGTAGATAAAAGCGGCTATGGGGTTGGCATTGAAGGTGGTCATGGGAGTGTCTATGGTGGCAAATATGGAGGTGGCTATGACGGCTACAATGGCggaaaatatgataaatataacaGAGGGCGTGGAGGAGGGTATGGCGGTGGCTACAGTGGCGGTTACGGCGGTGAAAATGGCGGCTACGGTGGTAACGGTCACGGTGGTGGCTTGAAAAAAATCCTGGGTCATGAAGGAGGATATGGAAGTTACGGTGGCGGCTTCGGCGATAACGGTGGTGGCCATGGTGGTTTCGGTGGCGGCTATGGCGGATACCATTCAAAAA aATACTAA